From the genome of Triticum aestivum cultivar Chinese Spring chromosome 3B, IWGSC CS RefSeq v2.1, whole genome shotgun sequence, one region includes:
- the LOC123072801 gene encoding 2-oxoglutarate-dependent dioxygenase 11, with translation MGSLPVPSVQALVAATGGDDVPLRYLRPEAAAEAVTGDADGEAQIPIIDHQRLLLELDHGGEESARLHRACQDWGFFQLVNHSVPDDVVESMKANIQQFFQLSAETKKRFAQEQGQLEGYGQLFVVSEDQKLDWADMLFLYTQPPEMRNTKFWPDQPAAFRSALDRYSDAVKDVSDSLLATMAKNLGLKREAIADKCIRGMQKVRINYYPPCAQPEKVVGLSPHSDANLLTLVLQVNHVQGLQIKRNGSWLPVKPVPGAFVVNIGDMFEVLTNGRYRSIEHRAVVDPKEERLSIAAFQFPNIHTMIGPMKELTAHEDDAYKTLDLESFMRTFFSTKLEGKNFLEQMKLN, from the exons ATGGGATCTCTCCCCGTCCCGAGTGTGCAGGCCCTGGTGGCTGCCACCGGCGGAGACGATGTGCCGCTGAGGTATCTCCGGCCAGAGGCGGCAGCAGAGGCGGTCACCGGCGACGCCGACGGCGAGGCTCAGATCCCCATCATCGACCACCAAAGGCTGCTGCTGGAGCTGGACCATGGCGGCGAGGAGTCTGCACGCCTCCACAGAGCCTGCCAGGACTGGGGTTTCTTCCAG TTAGTTAACCACAGTGTCCCAGACGATGTGGTGGAGAGTATGAAGGCCAACATCCAGCAATTCTTCCAGCTATCCGCAGAGACGAAGAAGCGGTTCGCTCAGGAGCAAGGGCAGCTAGAAGGCTACGGTCAACTGTTCGTCGTCTCTGAGGATCAGAAGCTCGACTGGGCCGACATGCTCTTCCTCTACACACAGCCACCTGAGATGAGGAACACCAAGTTCTGGCCTGACCAGCCTGCTGCCTTCAG ATCGGCGCTGGATAGATATTCTGATGCGGTGAAGGATGTATCAGACTCCCTTTTGGCTACGATGGCCAAGAACTTGGGTCTGAAACGAGAGGCGATTGCTGACAAATGCATCCGTGGAATGCAGAAAGTCAGAATAAACTACTACCCACCATGCGCCCAACCAGAGAAAGTCGTTGGCTTGTCCCCGCACTCTGATGCTAATCTCCTGACACTTGTCCTCCAAGTGAATCATGTCCAGGGCCTGCAGATCAAGAGGAACGGCAGCTGGCTTCCTGTCAAGCCCGTCCCGGGCGCTTTCGTCGTCAACATCGGAGATATGTTTGAG GTCTTGACGAACGGGAGGTACAGGAGCATCGAGCACCGGGCTGTTGTCGACCCGAAGGAAGAACGGTTGTCGATTGCGGCGTTCCAATTCCCAAACATCCACACCATGATAGGTCCTATGAAGGAGTTGACCGCACACGAAGACGATGCCTACAAGACATTGGACCTCGAGAGCTTCATGAGGACCTTCTTCTCGACCaagctcgaggggaagaacttcTTGGAGCAGATGAAGCTAAACTAG